Within Oreochromis niloticus isolate F11D_XX linkage group LG2, O_niloticus_UMD_NMBU, whole genome shotgun sequence, the genomic segment TGCACTCCTCCTGTCGCACCCACGATGCGAATTTGATAAGGGGGAGAATTTCTAGTAAAGTATGGATTTTATACCCTatgcaatatttttgttttgtttgtttctttttaaaagtaaaaccaTGTGCTGTGCAGCAGGTTTTGGAGCCAGTATGAATGACTCGAGAGGCAAAAATGTGAACTCAAAAACCGCTTTGATGCAGGAGTTATTTCAAAATCTCAAACATACAAACTGAAGGAAGCGCTGGAGCCAGgaatacaaaacaataagaaTCTGGGCTAAACCATGGAGAGGAAAGATGTATTAAGGCAATTTTCAAACAATTTTCAAATAATGAGAGAGAATATTCAGTGGAAAACATCCAACCTTCCCAGCAGTGGACGTCCCAGTAAACTAACCCCAAAGCCAAAGAAACTGTAAAACCTCCAAGAGTTACATGTGAGACCCCACAGGCATCAGTTATAGGCAGAATTtagaaaaaagactgaaaaagcatagtttgtttgttttagtccCAATGAACATATTCTAGAAacatagttttatgttaatattatattatttgtaCAGTAACATAAATAGGGAGCACATAACTTCAGGAAACATGGAGcaaggaaacacacagcagtGACTGAGGATGCGACAAAGGATCAGAGGAAGACAATTTACACACATGGTAATGAGGTGAGGGATAAATAAGTGggagacagcaggaataaatcagGGATAATGAGAGGGCAGTTAAACTAGACATGGTGCAAATGAGACAAAGAACTAACTAAAAAAAGTGATATaagatgaaacacagagatGGGATTTGACCAGACACGGGAAAATAAAGCAAGCAAGGAATACAACATGAACTGAAACCAAGAACAGAATGAGAGCGGAGAACCaaatacaaagaaacacaatcaggaaacattatttaaaaaaagccaaGAACTGGGTACTTGACTCAGGACCCCGAATACATGGACAACTGTTCAAAGAACTGCAAAAGTTAAAAGAAGACATATTTAATTCATCGTAAGCtttcttttttgatatttaGTAATTGTTTGGGAGGTTTCCCAGTTACTCCCTCCTGCTTGGCAGCTTTTTGTCTAGTGAAACTCCCACAGGCAGTAGGAACATTAATGTTCAGTGTGTGAACTCATAGGcagcctctctctctttccttgtTTCCACCTAAAATGATTTATTCATTCAGTCTTGCTTTTCTGTTCAGGAGGAAGGCTTTGCCGTCCAGCAGGCTCAGGTTTTCACGTGCTGATTAATAGAAGCTGGCACTGCTGTGTAACAGCACTGCAAATGATGTTTGTCAATTATGGATGTGATAGGTTCGCTTTCCTGTTGACTGCAGCCCTGCACTCTCGACCATTCGACTGAATTCTTTTGCAGGGTAAATATTCAGCACACAGTGGGAGGAAATAAATCGGCTCCATCCTTCTGAAATTCTTCCCCCATACATTTCATTTCCTTCCGGCCTCCTTTGACGTCAGGGTGTGAGTCTCGGTTCATCCTCTGCAAATACCACGTGTGACGGTGAACGTCAGCAAACACGACGCCAAAACGCAAACTAAAACGCCAACTCGCAGGCTTATTCAAGACAAGCGTAGACAGCCACATGGAGGATACTGTCAGGGAGAGAGAAGTGCCGGAGTGATGGGTTTCAGACAAAGACTGAGTGACAGCAAATTAAAAGGATGCAAGCACACAAAAGAGAGGAATAAAAGCAGAGGCAGCAGAAGTTAGATAGAGAGTTGGGGGAGAATGAGTGGGCACGCATCATCGAAGTCTGATGATCAGAGAAATTCTGGCTGCTAATGGCTTCGTTCCTGCACCGGAAAAACACTAAATATGTCCCATGACCACCCAAGCAGCTGCTTTCAGCCATGGAGGGCAACCGCCCACAGTTCTGCCATGAAATAGGGACTCGGAAATATGGGAAGGGTAATTACATTGGTCACGATGAAAGTTTTTCTGCAGGTGGTTATCACTGGCAGGAAAAAGCTGAGGGGAGTAATTTAATACTGCTATCTCATCTCCTCTAACAATAGTGTGAAACTGTGACACACAGTAAAAAGTCCTTTTACATAACCAAAGCTCAGAACTGCCTCCAAAGTAGTTTTGTCACAGTCATACTGTGAAATACTTTCTGATCTGGTAACTGACTGCATCTAGAAATATTGTATCTGTATCTGtttaacacaacagcagagataTTCGTTATAGCAGATATTGAAAGTAATTAAGAAAACACAGATAAATggagtttaaaaaaacccctcaaactTACAAAAATAtccttattttctctctttcttgcaGTCAGAAGAAATATAAAGTATTACCACTGTCAGACGTGTGAAACTACACATCTGGAAAAGCTCAAGAGGAAACGTTTCAGTTCAATATTCAACAGCAAATTTCAATGAGATGTACATTCACCTGCCATTTTATTAGGTACTTCAgggccttaattctttgtgacataaattcaacaaggtgctgaaaacattcATCAGAGAttctggtccatattgacacgaCAGCATCAcatagttgctgcagatttgtgagCTCTACATGCATTAATACACTGAActgctgtcatgtgattggctgattagacatTTGCATCAGCAAGCAGTTAAAAAAGGCATACCAGAAAAAAGTCACTGGTGAACACATGTAACTCACTAACTCATTAAAACAGGgccttttgtattttcttataccacataatgttttttttcactcacacttaattcttatatttttatattgcaggattaaatatgaaaaatgatttttttatattttaaatatgaaatgatGATTTCATGAATTATTATATTAAGAGGCATTTAAACCTTACACAGACATTTACAAATAGAAGACACAAATATTTATAGTAacgttttcctgttttttttttcatgtcacaTTGGCAATGAATTAGCTTAGCTtaactagctagctagctaaccaacctaaaaaaacaaacaaaaaaccaaaacaaggtGAAACATCCACATTGCCTCTGTGTATTAGTAGGttattgcattaaaaaaatcttaagAAAGTTCccaaatgatttatttatttacaatattttaCAACAACTTAACTATAATTTATGAAGCCAAGTAGAATCTTACCTAAATACTATAAAATGTTCCAAGTTACAGGTTCTCAAACTACATAGAAGTAAGTCCAATATTTTTCAAGGGTTATTATGGAGGTGGCTGTGGAGGTGTAGGAAGACAGGAATGTCTATCAATCCCTGTCTCCTCAAATCTACATGTTGAAGTTTCTTGATATatatgtgtgagtgagtgtCTGAATGTTAGACAAGGCACTTatacatagaaaaaaaatagtgcttgtatgaatgtcTGTGATGTGGTGAATGATGGGTGTAGTAAAAGTGCTTAAAAGTACAGGTTCATTTGTAATTTTTGCCAGCTTTGATTCTGTTATCTAAAAATATTCATGGCATGAAGTAAAATTTTGCATTGATCTATAAAGTTTTAGTAAAGAAACAAATTTGCTGACTCTAAGgaatgtaatttatttttccACGAATGACCCAGTAACAAAATCCACCTGCCAGCATCCGACaaggtcagtcagtcagtcaagGTCAGACAAGGTCAAGTCATCTGAGAGACCGACGGCTTCCTCCTCCCGCCCTTCCACATCTTCATCAGTTTTTGGAGCTCAATAATTTAATActattatttgttttatataaatTTAAAAGCATGTGAAAATTGCACGTTGATATTTTTTATTGAGTTTTCGCCTCTGAGCAGTTGCCAGGCAACAAGTAGACTCCAGGAAGAGCCTGGGCCTGTTCAAAAAACCCAATACTCTGACATATATCGCTCTGTAAAGCAgtaaacacacatttatacagtgtttcTAAGAATCAAACATACCAGATGTGATGTCCTTACTAGCGATCTTAAAAAGTGCAGGTTTTATTCCTcaaaatttttaaattattacacacgttttcccctcttttcagtcTTTGAGCTAAGCTATTTCACAGAGCTATCTGGGAGTAGTGTCGATGTTCCCATCTAACTTCCCTTCAGATCAAGAACAAACTTTTTCACAGCTGATATTTAGAATTTTTATTCCAGTAAGGCGAGattcttcctttttttgcacTTGCTTTTGCGCATGTTCTCACAGGGAACTGAGCCAGCATTGGCACACCTGTGGAGAAAGGAGGACAGGTAACACTAGGGTGTCATGTAAAGCTGTCGGTAATTGTTTATTTGGTGGAGAAAAAGATTCAAGCAAACTTCTCTGAACTTTTAAGGTTCAGAGAAGCTATTCCCGCCGTAAAGTCAATTATAATACAAAGGTTTTCCTTCAGAGTCAGCAGGTGTCAATATCACAGAGTAAAGACGTATTAAGGCTATTTTCAAATAATTTTGAAACAATGAGAgagattattcacaagtggaaaacatccAGTCTTCCCAGCAGTGGACCTCTAAGCAGACTGAACAAgcatagtttgtttgttttagtccCAATAAACATATTCTAGAAAGATGCATAGTTTTatgttaatattatattatttgcaCAGTAACATATGACTCATTTCTTTGTTATCAAACATCAGTTATTGGCTTACATTTTTATGTGTGAAGATCACAGGACTAACTTGACTTGTGCAGATTTTTCAGATattcaatatttttttgtggTATCTTTTTTGTTATAAAAAAAGGACAGTATTTGTTGTACaaaatgcaattttttaaaaacagatttttgtcaCTTTTCAGTGAATCTGAACTACAACCAGAAGCAACAAtcacatattttaatattaaaataaaaacaaggcGATCTGTGAAAGTTGTGAATAATTATTTACATGGAGGCCAACCACGAAGTGTGAAGTTGGAGGCAACTCAGCTAAACTTCTTTTTGTGTGCACATGTTGCTGTTTATGTACGTGCACGTGTCCTTGCACTAGCAAACAGATGCGTGAGTGtgtgcatcatcatcatcatcatcatcattatcattagCATGGTGAGAGTATCTGTTGAGGGGGTGTGCTGATTCCGGGACACATCACATTTTCATCCCTGGTGTGCTCCCCGTTCTGCCCTGAATCATACCTCAGCCCCTCCTTCCAAACCcccgcacacacgcacacacacacatctcggGAGCTTATTCATCCATCTCACTGTATATGTAATGCGACCTGATATAGCTGCCTTCTGCACATGTTGAGAAAAGTGACTGGCTTAACATAGCCGAGGCTGGATACCTTGAACACACACTGCGTCTACTACACACACTTATACAGATAATAAATATCCCCTCCCTTCAATAAACAAATGTCCTCACTTTTGCACGAGTCCCTCATTTTACTGGATGGAATATTCCATGCAAAGCCCTTATTCAATAGGTTATCAATTTCAGACTTGCTGAATGACTTGTTGCATTATATAACTGTATGTCTTATGCTTTGCTACTCAGGTTTCTGCTCTCTGCTTTCATCTGATTAAGTGTTCGTGTAAATtcattattgatttttttgttcttttgtatcATCCTTAGAGAGCACTGAGATTAAAGCAAAgacaagaacaaagaaaactccCACTCACTTCTgtttaattatttctttattttttaataaagcaaagcaCTTCCATaacagttttttaatttttcatcaaAAAAACAGACTCTAACAAATGTCACAGTATCTTTCATGTTCTGTTCTGAAACTCACAGTCATCATCGAGGTTTGGTTTCAGATTTAACATGTGGGGCCGACGTGGACCGTATGTCACAGTTAGGTTTCATTGGTCTTAAACAACACACATACACTTTTCCATAAACACATACTGGGGTTAGAAAGGTTCAGCTTATAAAGAGAAGAGATGATTCAGAGTGTAAATGCTGCATGCAGTTTTAAAATACAGTTATTGgtcattttttttgtgtgtatgaaggatttttttttcagatttcaggttagaaaaaaaagcacatacagacacgtaaaataataaaaaacaatataagtGTAATGAAATAGGACTTCTGGACTTCCACACAACATGCATACAGGCACTCACTTGTCTAACATAGATGAAGATCCGTCTCTTCCAGACTTTTTTAGATTCTCTTAATCTACAATACTTAAGTTTCACTCACACAACCACAACAGAAaattgaaacacacacacaaatcagttATAACTCCATGTCTGGGATATCTAAAACTTTTAGATTTATAAAGGGCAAAGTGATAATAGTGGAAATCAAGAGGCGCATATTTAATTTGCTTGCCTTCCTTTTACAGTCTAAGCATCTCTTCTATCTTCACAAAAAGCTGTTCACAACGATCAAAGTACAGATCCACCTAGTCTAAGATACAGTATGCGGGATGCGTATGTACAGTGATGGTGTGTGGTATGTACAGATGGTTTGCTGGCAACTATGGGATCACACAAGGTTTTGAATCTGAAGGAGGGAGGTTAGTCACTCCTGGTTGCATTGAAGTGAACACCTCAAACTGCTTTACTTCTCTCCTCCTAGATCTCTCTTGTTAATCCACATCTTTATCCTACTTCTGGTAGTGCCAAATAATCTTCCTTTAATAATGTTAGTGATAATTGAATGGTGTGTACTAGTTAATATAGAAAACAGCTGGATAGGTTTACAACGCCTGCGCTGTTTACAGCTgtgatagaaaaaaaagacatctgGAGACCCCACCAGCTAACTTGGTAGTTTTCTGCCTTTGTGTTGTCACTGTCAttcagctctgatgtcatcctAAGCCTGTACTGCGAAAGATCAGATATTTCACGATCAAATTTGTCTTGCTCTACATCAGCTCAACTGACCTGGCACTTTTAAGCAGCTCCCTGCTGCCTTGCCTGTCTCCCGCTTCAGTGTAGCACCCCTTGCATGTTGAGGAGGCAACTGAAAGGACTTGAGATCCAGGTTTTTGTTAGAATTagaaagaggagagggagaaatCAGAGAAAGGAACAGGTAGAGAGGTGAAAGGAGTTCAGCTGAAAAGGAAATGGAGGGAGAATACGAGTATGGTGAGGCTGAGGAAGTGGAGTGGGCGTGGAGTGATGGCTAGGGAGGAGAATGAGGGGAAGGCTTCGTCGTCATAGCTTGGAGCACAGTCCAGCTCAACACAGCGGACAGAGGAATCTTCATTGCCATAGTTGGTCCAGTATTCTTCTTGGTCGAGTTTGGGGAGGGCTGCCTCATCAGCTGACAGTTCATACTTGGAGGGGAACTGAGGCTTGACCGCAGGGAAAGGGAATGACTTCACTGTTTCTGAGCTCTTCTGGTACAAGGACTTTGATTTGGATTCGGGTTTGTTCTTGGAGAACCACCAGCGGGTCTTGGTACTGAAGGTGGTTGTGGTGGATCCAGCCAGAGAGCCGGGGTCAGGAAGAGGGCAGAGAGCGAAATCCATTTCCCGGAGGAATCGGAGGTCCTGACCACGACGTGTAGAGGGGGAAGTGCACATAAGGTCAGATGAGGAGATGCGGGCCTTGCGGAACCACTCCCAAAGGGGACGTGCCTCACAGCCACAGGACCAGGGGTTACCATTGAGGCGGAGGAACTGGATGTCTTGGACGTCTTTCATGGTCTGTCCTGGTAGCTCAGCCAGGGAGTTGTTGAACAGGTAGAGGATGGTAAGACGACCAAGGTCACGAAAGGCCCTGCGGTTGACCTGCCTGATGCGATTGTCATGCAGAAGGAGACGGTCCAGGTTGACCAGACCCCTGAACACATTTTCAGTGAGGGTACGGATACGGTTCCCATGCAGGAACAGATGGGTGAGGTTGACCAGATCAGAGAAAAGGTCATCATGCAGAAAATGGAGTTGATTTTCCTGCAGCAAAGTGAAAATGCAACATTTAGTGCtgggaaaaaagtgaaaagtaaaACTATAGACTGCATATACAAGATACACATAGTCTCCAATGCAGAAGTGACTTAAGCCTGCAATCTTTTTAGTggtcagcagggggcgactctgCTGGTTCAATTCTCAGCTCATTAGACACTTTTGTGACGAGTTCGTGGTTTCAGTCACTAGTTTAATGTCTTACCAAGCAAACCATGATGTTCACATTACAAATTATAATCCCACTAAGACTAAAATTAATGATAATTGACTGTACATAAAAAAATGGCTACTTTGTGATTGCAAATTGCTGTCGTAAAAAACTTGAAACCAATGAATAACATCACAATGTTTACATCTATCTTTGATATACAGTCTATGAGAAAGACTAAAGCAGCTGGGTatggttgtttttgttaaaaactgCATACAAAAGATTCAAGTCCTACAACAAAAGGTCAAAGCTGATTTTGAATCCTGAAATCTAGAAATGATTGGAAGCTCACACAATGTGTGACACAAAAGCTGCCTTTAACGAATTACTGAACATCCAACATTTCTCTTTGAGTCAGCGATCAATATgagcagtaaaaataaataaataaaagaatatctCACCTCCCTCTGATTTCAGTTATAATTTatgcacacgtgagaagtgatCTGTTTGAAAGCAGCTTTATAACACTGAGAAGTGACCTGCATTGTCTGAGTCACACTGAATGTGGGATGTGTTCTCTTTGATTCCCTCAGAAGGCTTCTTGGCAGGCAGTTATTGTCTTATTGGAAGAGAGTTTAAATTCAGGAACAGATGAGATCTCACTGTTAGCTGCCAAAAGCTGACAGCAACCAAAAAATAATGCACATGGCATCTCTGCAAGCTAATTTTCAATGCATTAAAATGAAATCACTAACTGTTATATTATAtctctactttaaaaaaaaactgtttggatctactgaaCTGGTTTtgaagtgatttaaaaagaagatgactttaggttttctttttcacttattttaaataaaattaacttAAGGATGAATATGAAGTGTTGTAGTAATTTTCCTGCCTTCTAGAAGTGGTGATTGTATCAACTTCCTTGCCatctatatttatattttaagttTGGATTGATATTACTTCCTCTGACTTGCAGATACA encodes:
- the rtn4rl2b gene encoding reticulon-4 receptor-like 2b, whose product is METRRTVRGSSARNYKGGLTLWLILWLVVVKPGGVTACPKLCVCYPTPMTVSCQSQNLTIVPAGVPYNSQRVFLQNNRITELRADSFGFETQVLWLYGNNITWIEAGAFSNLRVLEELDLGDNPSLRHLEGGAFRGLEKLQSLHMHRCKLATLPHDLFHKLYSLQFLYLQENQLHFLHDDLFSDLVNLTHLFLHGNRIRTLTENVFRGLVNLDRLLLHDNRIRQVNRRAFRDLGRLTILYLFNNSLAELPGQTMKDVQDIQFLRLNGNPWSCGCEARPLWEWFRKARISSSDLMCTSPSTRRGQDLRFLREMDFALCPLPDPGSLAGSTTTTFSTKTRWWFSKNKPESKSKSLYQKSSETVKSFPFPAVKPQFPSKYELSADEAALPKLDQEEYWTNYGNEDSSVRCVELDCAPSYDDEAFPSFSSLAITPRPLHFLSLTILVFSLHFLFS